In Triticum urartu cultivar G1812 chromosome 6, Tu2.1, whole genome shotgun sequence, the following proteins share a genomic window:
- the LOC125513941 gene encoding mitogen-activated protein kinase kinase kinase YODA-like has product MPPWWGRSSSKEVKKSATENLIDTFQRFISPSEQKGSTKSRGGRRRGKDQTAEKRCWSTAHSRSTSPSKEVSRCQSFATDRAHAQPLPLPRSRAGVRRIVSDNPDSKPILEKSGTGHQLPLPALNRLANASVSSNSSIDSDDRADSQLQSPAGNEVTNVTAPSSSSGVRKECSGATTRRSTKEVTKPRNAFPSNQILSTSPSGAVTDSYQPSLQNSRQVALESAPNSLMSSPSQSPRTIFPDQIPTSAFWAVKPQPDVVFLGSGQCSSPGSGQTSGHNSVGGDMLAQFFWQPSRGSPECSPIPSPRMTSPGPSSRVHSGSVSPLHPRAGGIVPESPTSRRDEGKKRQTHRLPLPPLSISNSSPFLPNNSAPTSPISRSPGRSENPPSPGPRWKKGKLIGRGTFGHVYAGFNSDRGQMCAMKEVTLFSDDPKSKESAKQLGQEISLLSRLQHPNIVRYYGSETVEDKLYIYLEFVSGGSIHKLLQEYGQFGEQAIRNYTKQILLGLAFLHATNTVHRDIKGANILVDPKGRVKLADFGMAKHINGQQCPFSLKGSPYWMAPEVIKNSSGCNLAVDIWSLGCTVLEMATSKPPWSEYEGIAAMFKIGNSKELPPIPDHLSEEGKDFIRQCLQRDPSSRPTAVDLLQHSFVRSASPLERPAASVPLEQLAAISCKPSSKVVGQAKNMPSLGLEGQSIYQRRAAKFSSTNSGIHIRSNTSCPVSPCGSPLLRSRSPQHQNGRMSPSPISSPRATSGASSPVGGVHGAIPFSHARQSAYSNEGFTIAPRGLDKNLPTRPPDPVLGHFGRAQQFSTGTQERVISECDILRPQTGKMRRLNVQDLNATTLPSKHVSQHGSGSHVRLKPSLDLTSGNQRLVRNHGH; this is encoded by the exons ATGCCACCATGGTGGGGAAGGTCTTCATCCAAAGAAGTAAAGAAGTCGGCCACAGAAAATCTAATTGACACATTTCAGCGGTTCATAAGTCCAAGTGAGCAAAAGGGGAGCACAAAATCACGAGGGGGTCGCAGACGTGGTAAAGACCAAACTGCTGAGAAACGTTGCTGGTCTACTGCCCACTCACGCTCCACATCCCCTTCAAAAGAGGTTTCTCGCTGTCAAAGCTTTGCAACAGATAGAGCACATGCACAACCACTCCCTCTTCCTAGATCACGTGCTGGGGTGAGACGTATTGTATCTGATAATCCCGACTCAAAGCCCATTTTGGAGAAGAGTGGTACAGGACATCAACTACCACTGCCAGCCCTGAACCGGCTTGCAAATGCTTCTGTCTCCAGCAACAGTTCTATTGACAGTGATGATCGTGCAGATTCTCAACTTCAGAGCCCCGCAGGAAACGAGGTGACCAATGTTACAGCACCGAGTAGTTCAAG CGGTGTGCGTAAAGAGTGTTCAGGTGCTACCACCAGAAGGAGCACCAAGGAAGTGACAAAGCCAAGAAATGCTTTTCCTAGTAACCAAATTCTGTCTACATCTCCAAGTGGTGCTGTCACTGACAGTTACCAACCTAGTTTGCAAAATTCACGACAAGTTGCTCTTGAGAGTGCTCCAAATAGTTTGATGTCAAGCCCTTCTCAAAGCCCAAGAACAATATTTCCTGACCAGATTCCAACATCAGCTTTTTGGGCGGTTAAGCCTCAGCCAGACGTAGTTTTCCTTGGGTCTGGTCAGTGCTCCAGTCCAGGCTCAGGGCAAACATCTGGGCATAATTCAGTGGGAGGTGATATGCTAGCTCAGTTCTTTTGGCAGCCTAGCCGAGGTAGTCCAGAGTGTTCACCAATTCCAAGCCCAAGAATGACGAGTCCTGGTCCAAGTTCAAGGGTGCATAGCGGAAGTGTGTCTCCGTTGCATCCAAGGGCTGGTGGGATTGTACCTGAATCTCCAACTAGCCGGCGTGATGAGGGGAAGAAAAGGCAAACCCACCGATTGCCTCTTCCACCATTAAGCATCTCTAACAGTTCCCCATTTTTACCGAACAACTCCGCACCAACAAGTCCTATATCTCGTAGTCCTGGTAGATCAGAGAATCCACCCAGTCCTGGACCACGGTGGAAGAAGGGAAAGCTGATTGGGCGTGGCACATTCGGCCATGTATATGCTGGCTTTAACAG TGATAGAGGCCAAATGTGTGCAATGAAGGAGGTTACCCTTTTCTCAGATGATCCTAAGTCAAAAGAAAGTGCAAAACAGTTGGGCCAG GAAATATCACTTCTGAGCCGTCTGCAACATCCAAATATTGTACGATACTATGGATCTGAAACG GTTGAAGATAAGCTTTATATATACCTGGAGTTTGTGTCCGGTGGATCCATCCACAAACTTCTCCAGGAGTATGGACAGTTTGGTGAACAAGCAATTCGGAATTATACTAAGCAAATACTTTTGGGCTTAGCTTTTTTGCACGCGACGAATACAGTTCACAG GGATATTAAAGGTGCAAACATATTAGTAGACCCTAAAGGCCGCGTAAAGCTTGCTGACTTCGGAATGGCGAAACAC ATCAATGGGCAGCAGTGTCCTTTCTCACTTAAGGGTAGCCCATACTGGATGGCTCCTGAG GTTATAAAGAATTCGAGCGGATGCAACCTTGCTGTTGACATATGGAGTTTAGGATGCACAGTTCTAGAGATGGCTACCTCAAAACCTCCATGGAGCGAATATGAAGGG ATTGCTGCAATGTTCAAGATAGGTAACAGCAAGGAGCTTCCACCAATACCGGACCACCTTTCTGAAGAGGGCAAGGATTTCATACGTCAGTGCCTGCAACGTGATCCATCTAGCCGTCCAACAGCTGTGGATCTTTTGCAGCATTCATTTGTACGAAGTGCATCACCACTTGAAAGACCAGCTGCCTCTGTTCCATTGGAACAGTTGGCTGCTATATCTTGCAAACCAAGTTCTAAG GTGGTTGGGCAGGCCAAAAATATGCCCTCTTTGGGCTTGGAAGGGCAATCCATTTACCAAAGAAGAGCTGCCAAGTTTTCTTCAACAAACAG TGGGATTCATATTCGGAGTAATACATCTTGCCCAGTTTCTCCGTGTGGAAGCCCTCTTCTAAGGTCAAGATCCCCACAACATCAAAATGGTAGAATGTCACCATCTCCAATTTCTAGCCCCAGAGCTACTTCTGGTGCTTCCAGTCCTGTGGGAGGTGTCCATGGAGCTATTCCGTTTAGCCATGCCAGACAATCAGCTTACAGCAATGAGGGATTCACAATTGCACCGAGAGGCCTTGATAAAAACTTGCCCACCAGGCCTCCGGATCCGGTCCTTGGTCATTTTGGTAGAGCGCAGCAATTCTCGACAGGCACTCAGGAGAGGGTGATCTCTGAATGTGACATTCTGAGACCTCAGACTGGAAAAATGAGACGGCTCAATGTGCAAGATTTGAATGCTACCACATTGCCTTCCAAGCATGTTTCTCAGCATGGCTCTGGGAGTCACGTGAGGCTAAAACCTT